The following are from one region of the Magallana gigas chromosome 6, xbMagGiga1.1, whole genome shotgun sequence genome:
- the LOC105346956 gene encoding cilia- and flagella-associated protein 141 — translation MSMSTTLRFELNTGNNMKDAFLKQQERIQKDEMMAERENIVRLEKNTNLRAEWNENLEKVSWNKRIQNENKKIQDEVRLAAKAAIAVRRKALQQLIQKEIDMYEQELSLLGKTFFKQRI, via the exons ATGAGTATGTCAACAACTTTAAGGTTCGAACTGAACACGGGTAACAATATGAAGGATGCGTTTCTAAAACAACAAGAAAGGATTCAG AAAGATGAAATGATGGCAGAAAGAGAAAACATTGTAAGATT AGAGAAAAACACCAACTTGCGAGCAGAGTGGAATGAGAATTTAGAAAAAGTTTCCTGGAATAAAAGAAtccaaaatgaaaacaaaaaaattcaagatgAAGTCAGACTTGCTGCAAAGGCAGCTATTGCG GTTCGAAGGAAAGCTCTGCAGCAACTTATCCAAAAAGAGATTGACATGTATGAGCAGGAACTTAGCTTACTGGGTAAAACTTTCTTCAAACAAAGGATATGA